The Candidatus Woesearchaeota archaeon sequence CGACAAGCTAGCGAAGGGAAAACCTATAAAGGAAATCTTACGAACAGACTAAAAAAAAGTTGTTGACAATACTACAAAATCAGAGTAAGCCGCTACCTTCCCACCCCTCTTGGAGCATCTTTCTGGCATTCCTCTCTTGTGTGTGAAGACGGGCTGTGCTTGGTTCATTCCAGCGAGAACGTTTCATCGATGTGTTTTGCTGCTTCTTTCATGCGTTCAAAAAAGCGCTCAGCGTCTTTTTGCATTTCCTCCACTGCAGCGCTCAAGCTCCCTTGGCGGAGAAATAACCTGCGGCGCTCGCGAACAAGAAGACCCGCGTCGATGAGGTAGCGGACGTGGTAGTTGACCCGCTGAGCAGCAACACCCAGCTCTTGTGCAACGTCCTCGACGCGTACACCCTCCCGCCCTTTTGCTCTCTGCAAGACGGTCTTGAGGACGCGCTGAAGCGTTCCTTCAGTATCCCTCCCTTTTGCCAGGCCAAAGCTCTCGCTCAGCCAGGAGAGGTAGTCTTCAGCGTCGTCTCCTGGACGCCGATGCAAGCTTTTCAGCATGACACAGCGCATCATACCCGTCTTTCAGGCAACAATCATTTTTAAATTTTTCTAAAAAAAAGGCAATTCAATTCATAAAAAGTCAATAATATTCAAAAAAAACGAAAAGTTTAAATATAAGTTATGAACTATTATTTGTTGACTTAAAATCAACAAAAAAAATAGGAGGTGAGAACCATGGTGCGAAGCTGGACCATCTGGGACGAACTACGCCACCTGCAAAATGAAATGGACCGACTCTTCAACACCTTCTTCACCGCCGACGCCACGTGGGGAGCAAGACCCCTCCTCACCGGACCAGAAGGAGGCAGCGAACTCGTGCCCGTAGGATACCGACAAGCCCTAACCGACCTCACCGAAACCGACAAAGAATTCATCGCCACCATTGAACTCCCCGGCGTTGAAAAACAAGACATCCAAGTCAACGCCACAGACGACGGCGTCGAGGTGAAGGTCGAACGAAAAGAAGAGAAGAAAGAAGAGGACAAGAAAAAAGGAACATACCGGCTCGAGCGAAGCTACGCAGGATTTTACCGATTCATCCCCGTCCCTGACGGCGTCGACACCGAGAACATCAAAGCAACCTACAAGAACGGGGTGCTCGAGCTGAAAATGCCCAAAGTTGCCTCGAAAAAGAAAGGCAAGCACATCACCGTAGAGTAAACAAAAAAACAACTCTTCGCCAAAAACATACGTTAAGGAAGAGGAAGGCAGAACCGCCTCCTCTTCAAACCCCTCCGGGGTG is a genomic window containing:
- a CDS encoding MarR family transcriptional regulator translates to MMRCVMLKSLHRRPGDDAEDYLSWLSESFGLAKGRDTEGTLQRVLKTVLQRAKGREGVRVEDVAQELGVAAQRVNYHVRYLIDAGLLVRERRRLFLRQGSLSAAVEEMQKDAERFFERMKEAAKHIDETFSLE
- a CDS encoding Hsp20/alpha crystallin family protein, which translates into the protein MRTMVRSWTIWDELRHLQNEMDRLFNTFFTADATWGARPLLTGPEGGSELVPVGYRQALTDLTETDKEFIATIELPGVEKQDIQVNATDDGVEVKVERKEEKKEEDKKKGTYRLERSYAGFYRFIPVPDGVDTENIKATYKNGVLELKMPKVASKKKGKHITVE